In a genomic window of Pseudomonas mohnii:
- a CDS encoding OprD family porin, whose protein sequence is MATGITGTALADEPTSGFLDGASLEVLSRNFYLNSDYRSPSPTGKSYKAEWTQGFISAFESGFTPGTVGLGLDAHAFLGLKLDSGKGRSGTGLLPVDSDGRSASNYSSGGGAIKLKTSNTTLSFGEMMVETPVFDTADKRLQPEYATGFLLNSRELDDINLVAGHFTAFKNQDSSSSKGNFSGYGANTDAGGISFAGADLFTQSPVGGALYASELTDTWYQYYGNLHLKQSGIFLDGNIYHTRQTGQALAGAIDNTAYSLSGKYTVGAHGFTLAYQKVQGDTPFDFVGGDSIYLANSIKYADFNGAGERSWQARYDLDLSTFGVPGLNFMTRYVKGTGIDGTHAPQGGAYNPFDPSLGEYVPQQGDGGRHWERDIDLRYIVQSGAAKGLSLQVSQVSHRANAAQGGDDIDRLYVVIQYPLNFGPF, encoded by the coding sequence CTGGCCACCGGCATCACCGGGACCGCCCTGGCAGACGAACCGACATCAGGCTTTCTCGACGGTGCGTCGCTGGAAGTGCTCAGTCGCAACTTCTACCTCAACAGCGACTACCGCTCGCCTTCGCCGACGGGCAAAAGCTATAAAGCCGAGTGGACTCAAGGTTTTATCAGCGCCTTTGAATCCGGATTCACGCCGGGGACCGTGGGTTTGGGCCTCGACGCCCATGCCTTCCTGGGCTTGAAGCTGGACAGCGGAAAGGGCCGTTCCGGGACCGGTTTGTTGCCAGTCGACAGCGACGGCCGCAGTGCCAGCAACTACTCCAGCGGTGGCGGTGCAATCAAACTCAAGACCTCAAACACCACGCTGTCCTTTGGTGAAATGATGGTGGAAACCCCCGTGTTCGACACGGCGGACAAGCGCCTGCAACCGGAATACGCCACGGGTTTTCTGCTCAACAGCCGCGAGCTCGACGACATTAATCTGGTTGCCGGCCACTTCACCGCCTTCAAGAACCAGGACAGCTCTTCAAGCAAGGGCAATTTTTCCGGTTACGGGGCCAATACCGACGCGGGCGGGATCTCGTTCGCCGGCGCCGACCTGTTCACACAGAGCCCTGTCGGCGGCGCACTGTACGCTTCAGAGCTGACGGACACCTGGTACCAGTACTACGGCAACCTGCACCTGAAACAGTCGGGGATTTTCCTCGACGGGAACATCTACCACACCCGGCAAACCGGTCAGGCGCTGGCCGGCGCCATCGACAACACCGCCTACAGCCTGTCGGGCAAATATACGGTCGGCGCCCACGGTTTCACCCTGGCGTACCAAAAAGTCCAGGGCGACACACCGTTCGATTTCGTCGGTGGCGATTCGATCTACCTCGCCAACTCGATCAAGTACGCCGACTTCAACGGCGCGGGTGAACGCTCGTGGCAGGCACGTTACGACCTCGACTTGAGCACCTTTGGCGTGCCCGGCCTGAACTTCATGACGCGCTACGTCAAAGGCACCGGCATCGATGGCACCCATGCGCCCCAGGGCGGCGCTTACAATCCGTTCGACCCGTCGCTGGGGGAGTACGTGCCGCAACAGGGGGATGGCGGACGCCACTGGGAACGCGACATCGACCTGCGCTATATCGTGCAGTCCGGTGCCGCCAAGGGGTTGAGCCTGCAGGTGTCCCAAGTGTCGCACCGCGCCAACGCTGCCCAGGGCGGCGATGACATCGACAGGCTTTACGTGGTCATCCAGTACCCGCTGAATTTCGGGCCCTTCTGA